In the Plectropomus leopardus isolate mb chromosome 5, YSFRI_Pleo_2.0, whole genome shotgun sequence genome, one interval contains:
- the treh gene encoding LOW QUALITY PROTEIN: trehalase (The sequence of the model RefSeq protein was modified relative to this genomic sequence to represent the inferred CDS: inserted 2 bases in 2 codons; substituted 4 bases at 4 genomic stop codons), producing MQELVFCFSSVALFACVNSAFPPPCDSEIYCTGPVLQVQKAKVFDDDKHFVDMKLKEFPDVVLSAFVNLSNESPNTTGMEFESWTPHDWHDKLKFLGGIADQELCSWAKKTKSDRIHAGVKDHPELYLQIYTPHPVVVPGGRFRELYYRDSYWVINGLLLSEMTGTASRVIQNFLCLVNRYGFTPNGGRIYYERRSQPPFLTLMVESYYQATKDKDFLRAAFPALEQEYXFWMQNRSVAVTVNGAEHVLNWYHIDIFXFVPXPTLIMSFTNESYTDDLELAKGLADDRKEQLWMNLKAGAEXWYIDSDGHNNGTLGETSTSEILPTDLNALLCLXFHRILGDGDSAALYNRAAACRLQAMESVLWNAERGAWFDYNLVTHSKHFEFYLSNLTPVWAQCYSRPEMGEKALHXLKGSGALQFPKRVLTSLRGSGQQWDYPNAWPLLQHMLIDGLSKLPSEDAKQLAFDLAQRWIKTNWLAYMKDEAMFEKYDVNGNGKPGGGGEYEVQLRFGWTSGVALQLLDQYGATLASGNRQGSSGLLPPLVISVAFMLQ from the exons ATGCAGGAGTTAGTGTTTTGCTTTTCATCAGTGGCTCTTTTCGCCTGTGTGAACAGTGCTTTTCCACCACCATGTGAcag tgaaatatactGCACTGGGCCTGTCTTACAGGTGCAGAAAGCCAAAGTGTTCGATGATGACAAGCATTTTGTTGACATGAAGCTGAAGGAATTTCCTG ATGTAgttttgtctgcttttgtcAACCTTTCGAATGAATCGCCAAACACAACTGGGATGGAGTTTGAGTCATGGACACCACATGACTGGCATGACAA GCTGAAGTTCCTGGGAGGAATAGCAGACCAAGAACTATGCAGCTGggctaaaaagacaaaatcagacAGA ATCCACGCTGGTGTTAAAGATCACCCAGAGCTCTACTTGCAGATATACACCCCACATCCTGTTGTTGTGCCGGGGGGACGCTTCAGGGAACTCTACTACCG GGACTCCTACTGGGTCATCAATGGGCTCCTGCTGTCAGAGATGACAGGCACGGCCTCCAGGGTGATTCAGAACTTCCTCTGCCTCGTCAACAG ATATGGCTTTACTCCAAACGGTGGGAGGATTTACTATGAAAGGCGCAGTCAGCCTCCATTCCTCACGCTAATGGTAGAGAGCTACTATCAAGCAACCAAGGATAAAGACTTCCTCAG AGCAGCTTTCCCAGCTCTGGAGCAGGAGTACTGATTTTGGATGCAGAATCGCTCTGTTGCTGTGACAGTAAATGGGGCAGAACATGTACTGAACTGGTATC atattgatattttttagtttgtgcCTTGACCTACACTAATCATGTCCTTTACGAATGAATCCTACACCGATGATCTGGAATTAGCCAAAGGACTTGCTGATG ACCGTAAGGAGCAGCTGTGGATGAATCTGAAAGCGGGTGCAG TCTGGTACATAGACAGTGACGGCCACAACAACGGCACCCTGGGGGAGACCAGCACCAGTGAGATCCTGCCCACTGACCTCAATGCTCTTCTGTGCC AGTTTCACAGGATACTAG GTGATGGTGACTCAGCTGCACTGTATAACCgagctgcagcctgcagactGCAGGCGATGGAGTCTGTGCTGTGGAATGCTGAGAGGGGAGCATGGTTTGACTACAACCTGGTGACGCACTCCAAACACTTTGAGTTTTACCTCTCCAACCTGACACCTGTTTGGGCACAGTGCTATTCTCGGCCTGAGATGGGAGAGAAGGCGCTGCATTAGCTGAAG GGGAGTGGTGCTCTCCAGTTTCCCAAAAGAGTTCTAACGTCGCTGAGAGGGTCAGGGCAGCAGTGGGACTATCCTAATGCATGGCCTCTACTACAACACATGCTCATCGATG gtttatcGAAACTGCCTTCAGAAGATGCTAAACAGCTAGCTTTTGACTTGGCCCAGCGCTGGATAAAGACAAACTGGTTGGCGTACATGAAGGATGAAGCTATGTTTGAGAAG TATGATGTGAATGGCAATGGCAAACCTGGTGGTGGAGGAGAATATGAAGTTCAG CTCCGTTTTGGCTGGACCAGTGGTGTAGCCCTGCAGCTCCTGGACCAGTATGGGGCGACTCTCGCCTCAGGAAACAGACAAGGGTCTTCTGGCCTCCTGCCGCCTCTCGTCATCTCAGTTGCTTTCATGCTCCAGTGA
- the ddx6 gene encoding probable ATP-dependent RNA helicase ddx6, with product MSTARTENPVILGLSNQNGQLRGSVKPAGAPGGGGGGPQQQQLNQMKGTINNGNSQPAPTTNAVIKPGDDWKKSLKLPPKDMRMKTSDVTATKGNEFEDYCLKRELLMGIFEMGWEKPSPIQEESIPIALSGRDILARAKNGTGKSGAYLIPLLERIDLKRDCIQAVVIVPTRELALQVSQICIQVSKHMGGVKVMATTGGTNLRDDIMRLDETVHVIIATPGRILDLIKKGVAKVTQVQMIVLDEADKLLSQDFVVMMEEMLGFLPKQRQILLYSATFPLSVQKFMNAHLQKPYEINLMEELTLKGVTQYYAYVTERQKVHCLNTLFSRLQINQSIIFCNSSQRVELLAKKISQLGYSCFYIHAKMRQEHRNRVFHDFRNGLCRNLVCTDLFTRGIDIQAVNVVINFDFPKLGETYLHRIGRSGRFGHLGLAINLITYDDRFNLKGIEEQLGTEIKPIPGIIDKSLYVAEYHSESGEEVKP from the exons ATGAGCACCGCCAGGACAGAGAACCCAGTGATTTTGGGATTGTCCAACCAGAATGGACAGCTCAGAGGCTCAGTGAAGCCTGCTggagcaccaggtggaggtggaggaggcccGCAACAACAGCAACTTAATCAGATGAAAGGCACAATCAACAATGGCAATTCCCAACCAGCCCCCACAACTAATGCTGTCATCAA GCCTGGAGATGACTGGAAGAAAAGTTTGAAATTGCCCCCCAAAGACATGAGGATGAAAACTTCG GATGTGACTGCAACTAAAGGCAATGAGTTTGAAGATTATTGCCTAAAGAGGGAGCTGCTCATGGGAATCTTTGAGATGGGCTGGGAAAAGCCCTCTCCAATTCAG GAGGAAAGCATTCCCATTGCACTGTCAGGAAGGGATATCTTGGCCAGAGCCAAGAACGGCACGGGAAAGAGTGGAGCCTACCTCATTCCCTTACTTGAACGCATTGACCTGAAGAGGGACTGCATACAAG ctgttgtCATAGTGCCCACCAGAGAATTGGCTCTGCAAGTAAGCCAAATATGTATCCAGGTCAGCAAACACATGGGTGGAGTGAAGGTAATGGCAACCACAGGTGGCACCAACCTCCGCGATGACATCATGAGACTTGATGAAACGG tacatGTGATCATTGCCACTCCTGGGAGGATTTTAGACCTCATCAAAAAAGGAGTGGCCAAAGTCACTCAAGTGCAGATGATCGTTCTGGATGAA GCTGACAAACTCCTGTCTCAGGACTTTGTGGTTATGATGGAGGAAATGCTGGGCTTCCTGCCCAAACAGAGGCAGATTCTGCTTTATTCTGCAACCTTCCCTCTCAGCGTGCAGAAGTTTATG AACGCACACTTGCAGAAACCCTATGAGATCAACCTGATGGAGGAGCTTACACTGAAGGGTGTGACTCAGTATTACGCTTATGTAACTGAAAGGCAAAAAGTCCATTGCCTTAACACCTTGTTCTCCAGG cTCCAGATCAACCAGTCTATAATCTTCTGCAACTCTTCTCAGAGAGTTGAGCTCCTTGCCAAGAAGATCTCCCAGCTTGGTTATTCATGTTTCTACATTCATGCCAAGATGAGACAG GAGCATCGCAACCGTGTGTTCCATGACTTCAGAAATGGCCTCTGCCGGAATCTTGTCTGCACTG acCTCTTCACAAGAGGAATTGACATTCAAGCTGTGAATGTTGTGATCAATTTCGATTTCCCCAAGCTGGGAGAAACATACCTTCATCGCATTGGTAGATCTG GCCGCTTTGGACACTTGGGTCTAGCCATCAACCTCATCACTTATGATGACCGCTTCAACCTGAAAGGGATTGAGGAGCAGCTTGGAACAGAGATCAAGCCTATCCCTGGCATCATTGACAAGAGCCTATATGTGGCAGAGTACCACAGTGAGAGTGGCGAAGAAGTCAAGCCATGA
- the LOC121943783 gene encoding C-X-C chemokine receptor type 5: MAVTTTFTVFELNDTIDLGNSTDNLNDTEETFCAEDEGIGLQTIRVVFKPLLYSLIFLLGMAGNGLMMTVLLRRWRLLRITEIYLMHLALADLMLLITFPIDIVDSIKGWLFGEFLCRLTGLMRNLNLHCGCFLLACIGFDRYLAIVHAIPSMQSRRPRTVHQTCILLWLVCFGLSIPNVVFLSVEDTHAHRLSCSYHLHGINANNWVLASRVFDHVCFFLPLAVMSYCYTAVVVTLRSSQRSHAKKGAIRLALLVTLAFFYCWLPYNITLLIKTMVDLKLIETCELSVQLLSALDVTKGLGFSHCYLNPFLYAFVGVRFRKDLIQLLYKLGCSRVCLPFIRAQGHSRPSISDGATTSSTILI, translated from the exons ATGGCTGTAACAAccacttttacagtttttgag CTGAATGATACAATAGATCTTGGGAATTCCACAGACAACTTAAACGACACAGAGGAAACCTTCTGTGCAGAGGATGAGGGGATCGGCCTGCAGACCATTCGTGTCGTGTTCAAGCCCCTGCTGTACAGCTTGATCTTTCTGCTGGGTATGGCAGGGAATGGCCTGATGATGACTGTCCTCCTGAGACGCTGGCGCCTCCTGCGCATCACTGAGATCTACCTGATGCACCTCGCCCTGGCTGACCTCATGCTCCTTATTACATTTCCTATTGATATAGTTGACAGTATCAAAGGTTGGCTGTTTGGGGAGTTCCTCTGCAGGCTGACAGGCCTGATGAGAAATCTTAACCTCCACTGTGGGTGTTTCCTTCTTGCGTGCATTGGGTTTGATCGCTATTTGGCTATTGTTCATGCTATTCCTAGTATGCAGAGCCGACGTCCAAGAACGGTGCaccaaacatgcattttgttaTGGCTGGTGTGTTTTGGTTTATCAATACCTaatgttgtgtttctttctgtagaagacacacatgcacacagactcTCCTGCTCCTATCATCTTCATGGTATAAATGCAAACAACTGGGTTTTGGCCAGCAGAGTCTTTgatcatgtgtgttttttcctacCTCTGGCTGTCATGAGCTATTGTTACACGGCAGTGGTGGTTACTTTGCGCAGCAGTCAAAGAAGCCatgcaaaaaaaggagcaaTTCGACTGGCTTTACTTGTCACTCTTGCGTTTTTCTACTGTTGGCTACCTTATAATATCACCTTACTGATAAAAACGATGGTAGACCTGAAATTAATTGAAACCTGTGAACTTTCTGTCCAACTGCTATCAGCCCTTGATGTGACAAAGGGACTGGGATTCTCACACTGCTACCTGAACCCTTTCTTGTATGCCTTTGTGGGAGTGCGGTTCCGCAAAGACTTAATACAATTACTTTATAAGCTGGGCTGCAGCCGCGTTTGCCTGCCTTTCATCAGAGCTCAGGGTCACAGTCGACCGTCCATTTCTGATGGAGCAACAACCAGCAGCACCATCCTCATCTAA